Sequence from the Nocardia brasiliensis genome:
CTACTGGTCGAGCGCAGGCAGGGCAGGCACCGCTATGTGCAGTTGGCCGGCCCGCACGTCGCCGAACTGCTGGAGTCGATGGTCACCCACCTGGATCCGCCGCGCCCCGCGGTGACCAACCTGCGAACCGCCACTGTCGCAGCGGCTTTGGCGCGCGGCCGGACCTGTTACGACCATCTGGCCGGTCGGCTCGGTGTCGCGATCACCACCGCGATGACCGAGCGCGGACTGCTCGACCAGGACAGCGGGTTCGCACTCACCGACGCGGGGCTGTCCTGGCTTACCGGACCGTTGGGCATCGAGCCAGCGGCCTTACACGGGACGCGACGTCCGCTCGCCCGGCCCTGCCTCGACTGGACCGAACGGCGCACCCACCTCGGCGGGACCGCGGGCGCACAGATCTGTCGCCGCCTGCTCGAGCGCGATTGGATCGCCCGGGTGGGCAGCGGTCGAGCCGTCCGCATCACCCCGAGCGGTGAAACCGCGCTGCACGCCCTGCTCGCGATCGAACCATCCGCGCTGCAGGTGAATTAGGGGTCCGAAGTCCTTTCATGGCGGTCATGGACCAGCTCGTCACCCGAGCATGCCGGTGCCGGAGCAACTCTCGCGGGGCACGTGCGAGCTGAATGCGGAAGCGTCCAGCCGGAATTCGCCCTTGGCCTCTGTAGGTCTCGACTGTCCGGGTTGTGGGGCCGCGGCCTCGTCGCCGATGCGGCCCGTAGTCGGCTCCGGCCTTGCCCGGCGCCAACCTGCACCGCGTACGCACTCAACCGGACCCAGACACAGCCACTAGATCGGCTCACGCAACTGCCGCAACCGATAGGCCACCCGCGCGATCATCCCCGCCAGCATGCGCGCCGCAGCTTCCAGCCGATCCAACAGATCGGCCAACTCCTCCTCGCTACCCCGCGCCACATCGAGGCCCCGCAGCCCAGTCAGCGCCCCCTCCAGGGCGCTGAGCTGCTCTTCGTAAGCTCCGTTCGAACGCATGTTCTAATGCTACCCCATGGTTCCCCCGCCTGTCCCACCACCACAAGTTCATGCCGGACCGCCGCATCAGCCGCCGGGCGCTACCAGGCGACAACGCGACCGATCCACGTGGGTGGATCGAGTCGGGCGGCCGCACGCCGGGCCAGGCTGCGCGGTGACGGGTACTTCGCCGGAGGGGTGCTGGTTCGCAGGTGCGCGCGATGCAGTGGGAAATGGCACGGTCGACCGCGCAGGAATCCGGACGAGATCCGGACAGTCTCGAATACACCCCGCTGGAGCGGAATCGATATGACCCACAGGGATATCGCCGGATCGGTCTCGCCACGGACGTCGTCCGTCGCCGCGCTGACGCAGGTCACTGATAAGGGCTGCCTACTCGGAGACGCTTCGGCGGACCATTCGACCGCTGACTTCGACCTCCCCGCGGGATTTCGTCAATGCTGAGTCTCTCGTACACAAGAAGTCGGTGAGTCGTTCCGACAGTACCGGCCGGTAGGTTTTGGCGAAGTCATCGATACCCGGTTGGCCAGTGATTTGGAGTGCAAATAGCCGGGGGAAGACCAGCGTCGAAGGGTCTGGGCCGTAGTCGTTGGGGTATTGCGTGGGTTCGGTCGTGGCAGGGACCAGGCGATAGCCAGTGAATCCGGTCGCGGCCAGCGCTTGCGCGAGTGGCTCGGTCACCCCGGTGAGACCACCGAGGCCAGAGTTGAAAATCTCGCTGTCGATCGGTGCCACCATCGAGAACACCGCGCTGACCAGGGTGCGCGGATCGGTGGTGTCGTCCCAGATCTTGCGTGCGTTGTCCGCGGGAACAGGGAAGCTCAGGGTGAACAAGGCCATCGCAGATACAACTCCTCGCGCCATTGATGCGTAACCAGGATCCGACCAACTCACGATCAGATTGTCGCGGGACGGGTACTGCGGCCAAGGGCAGACTCACCGGCGAATCCGCGAGGAGTGGGGATATCCCGATATCGGGATCTACTTCGCGGACTGCCCATCAGCCGGCCACGACATGATCGCACTCGATTACCGGGGCGGTGATGAGCCTCGGGTGGTTCACGTGGATCAAGAAGCCGGCTATCGAATCACAACTCTCGCGCCTGATTTCGCGACGTTCATCGACGGCCTCGTCCACGAATGGTGTTGAAGTTCACCGATAACCGCTGTCGGGATCGACCAGCGTAGTCAATCCCATCGATGCTGCGGCTCCACAAGACAACCCTTGATTCGGGACACTGACTGCAGATACGGCCCTCCCCGGTCGGGTGCGCCCGGCTCGTACGTGTGGATCTCAGTCATCGTCGCGGTGACCTGCTGGTTCGGCTTCCTCGACACGATCGCGGACCCAGGCCAGGAAGGTCTGTACGTCTGCGGTGGGTAGTTCGAGCGCTGCCGTGCGGGGGCGTTGGAAGCTGCGCACCGCGGTTTCGAGGAGGGGGCGGAAATTCGGCTCGGATTTCGAGATCAGTTGTGCGGCATCACGTTTGGCTGCCCATCGGCCGGTACGGCAGAAGGCGACAGAGCGGCAGCCGTTGAGTACCTGATTGTCGGTCAGATGGCCGACGCCGGTGGTGTGCTCGCGCACCGAGGCCAGTATCGCGGCATAGAGATGACCCTGGGACGGTGCGGCGAGCACTTGACGCACCGGACGCCCGTAAAGGACGCATCCGGTCTGGTAGGCGATGGAGCGATCGATGACGTACCAGAATGCCGGTGACGCTGCGGGATCGAAACTGGCACGGTGTGGCAGCAGTGGCCCGGTGTTGAGATCCAGCAGGTACCCGGCCTGGTCGGACGCCCGGTCGGCAAAAGAGGATTCGTACACAACGAGCTCCAGACCGGCGGCAGGGCACCGCAATGCGTCATGCGCCAGCGACTCCGCCAGCTCGCGCACAACGGTGCCGGGAAGCGACGGCTCCACGACCATATTCACGTCGATATCGCTGCGCCCGTGGCGGTAATCGCCGAGCGCGATCGATCCGACCGCGAAAACACTGACGAGATGGGGGTTGCAGATAGTGCGTGCGCGTTGAACGACCTCCTCCAGGTAAGGCCGCAATTCGAAGGGAACCGCTGAGGGGTCGAGGAGGGAGCGGGTCATGCTGTCAGTATCCAGGTCACCGGAATCGACTCCCCTTGATCGCATACGTGGCCGACAATGTCGCGTACCGGTACCCGCCCCGCCGCGACGCGAAGGCCGCGTCGATCGACATCACTGCGCACACTGTCGACTGCGTTAGGTGTGTCGCGAATTGTCCTGCTCCGCAGAAGGTTTGAGCGTGGGCGAGATCCGCACTGGCATCGATGTCCAGACGGACACCGCCGTCAGATCGATCGGGCCAGACCTGCGACGAGTACAACCGCTGAGCGGTATGTCCTAGTATGGACGGCGTCTGGCTACGGGTCCTTCCTATCCCGCGCAAACCATTGAGGTGCAGCGGCATTCATTGAACGACCACGGTCTGAAGTGTCGACCTCGAGCGGTCCGCCGCGTTATCGAAACTCGGCGACGGCGCGCATTCCCAAGTCGATATCACAGTATGCGGCAACTGGGCCGAACGCGGCGCGCAGGTGCTCGGCGGTCAGATGGCGACCGGCTGCCCACAAAGCCTCGAGGGCCGCCTCGTCGGGTGTGAAATCTTCCAGGGCCGCCTGGTCGGCGTCCTCGTCGAGGGCGCTTTGTGCGGCACCCATCAGGGCTTCCATGACCAAACCCCCGACATCCGGCGTCGCCCCGGCGAACCCGTCGTCGACATCGTAATCAACACGCAGCCAATGGTTTCCATCGAATCCGTAGGCGAAGGATATGGTTGGTGCCCAACTCGCCGGGTCGTTGCCGAGCTCATCGATCGCGCTCCGCCACCATTCCGGAACCCCGGCGAGCACATCGATCTCTTCGACGCCTTCGAAGTCCTCGCGAAAGCAAGTCTGGGAGAACTCGAGGTCGCGTCCGCACAGCACCGCTCGCTTGTCCGGCAGCAGCACCAGCTCCGCCCAGTTGCCGCCGCCGTCGTCATAGTGCGCGAACCGATGCCGTGACCTCAGTTCTTCTACCCCGACCGAACTCGAGTCGCACGCGGCGTATTCAACAGCCGCGCAGACGGCCCACTCATCCCAGAGATGCTCCGGCTTCGTCAGGTTGACAGTCGTGAATCCCACAGTGCTCCAATCGATGAACAAGACAACGCTCGATTCGAGACACTAGCCGCGCGCACCGACAAAGCACGTGTCGGCGACATCCCTCGGGACCTGGAGCAGTGAGTTCTGACGCTTGGAGGCCGGTTGTGCGGGAAGGGATTCGGGTGGTTCGACCGGGTGGTTGTTGGGTCGATGGCTGGGTGTGGCCCCGAGAAACAGGGGCAGGAGCGGGGTTCGGGCGGCCGATACGATCAAGCTTTCTCGGCCGATTGTTCACGGATTTTCCGTGCCGACATCAGGAGTAGGTGGCGCGGACTGTGGGTGGGTTCGAGGTCGAGATCGGTCAGCTGCGATCGGCGGCGGACGCGGCGGGATCGGCTGCGGCGCAGGCCAGGGAGGTCGCCCCGGGGACCGGGTTGGCGGCGATCGCGACCGCATTGCCCGGCGGGGAGGCGGCCGTGCGGGCACCTGCCCTGGCCACGACGTTCGACGAGCGTGCGCGGGGGTGGGCCGACGAGATCGGTGGGTGGAACGCGGCGGTGCTCGCGGCGGTGAAGTTGTACACCGAGAACGAGGCAGAGGCCGAAAGGGCTTTCCGGCGATGACCATCGGGTACGACGACGTCCGCGCATGGGACGCAAAGGCCCTCGATACGGTGGCGGTCACGCTGCGTGAGCGGCGTGACAAACTGATCGGCCTACAGGACGAACTCGACGACGCCAGGAGATTGCCCGACTGGCATGGCCCGGCGAGCGAGCGGGCGCGCGGTTCGCTGAGCGACACGCGCGACAATGCCGAGATCCTCACCGCGGAACTGTCCGCCGTGGAACGCGCGCTGAAGAACGCGTCCGATGATGTGGCCGCGCTGCGGACCCGGGTCGCCAACA
This genomic interval carries:
- a CDS encoding ArsR/SmtB family transcription factor is translated as MSSRGAELAGLAALLADRTRADMCLALVDGRAWTAGELARHAGVAASTATEHLNRLLDGGLLVERRQGRHRYVQLAGPHVAELLESMVTHLDPPRPAVTNLRTATVAAALARGRTCYDHLAGRLGVAITTAMTERGLLDQDSGFALTDAGLSWLTGPLGIEPAALHGTRRPLARPCLDWTERRTHLGGTAGAQICRRLLERDWIARVGSGRAVRITPSGETALHALLAIEPSALQVN
- a CDS encoding SMI1/KNR4 family protein; this encodes MSRDGYCGQGQTHRRIREEWGYPDIGIYFADCPSAGHDMIALDYRGGDEPRVVHVDQEAGYRITTLAPDFATFIDGLVHEWC
- a CDS encoding aminoglycoside adenylyltransferase domain-containing protein, coding for MTRSLLDPSAVPFELRPYLEEVVQRARTICNPHLVSVFAVGSIALGDYRHGRSDIDVNMVVEPSLPGTVVRELAESLAHDALRCPAAGLELVVYESSFADRASDQAGYLLDLNTGPLLPHRASFDPAASPAFWYVIDRSIAYQTGCVLYGRPVRQVLAAPSQGHLYAAILASVREHTTGVGHLTDNQVLNGCRSVAFCRTGRWAAKRDAAQLISKSEPNFRPLLETAVRSFQRPRTAALELPTADVQTFLAWVRDRVEEAEPAGHRDDD